In a genomic window of Trichoderma atroviride chromosome 4, complete sequence:
- a CDS encoding uncharacterized protein (antiSMASH:Cluster_4.7~EggNog:ENOG41), producing the protein MDAQFYPPGLLERSRAAVTEFSEKSTRKQEYIQIFPATAEEATANPPKVLLPGPPLFEFYKFLQTITDGEDIDWENKVTLESAYYNFINEFQAYLPRVAPTPLLYIVPSGGLPAEPHEEAYAAANEPKEFYKIEPFDFAGYMYGTADKTQKDVEVKFLQKYLM; encoded by the coding sequence ATGGATGCGCAATTTTATCCTCCTGGATTGCTAGAGCGATCGAGAGCAGCGGTGACCGAGTTTTCAGAGAAATCTACAAGGAAACAGGAATACATACAAATATTCCCTGCTACTGCCGAAGAAGCTACCGCAAATCCGCCAaaagtgctgctgccaggGCCCCCGCTGTTTGAGTTCTATAAATTTCTTCAGACAATCACTGACGGGGAAGATATTGATTGGGAAAATAAAGTGACCTTGGAAAGCGCCTACTACAACTTTATTAACGAATTCCAAGCATACTTACCAAGAGTTGCGCCAACTCCTCTCTTATACATAGTTCCTAGTGGGGGTCTCCCTGCTGAGCCCCATGAGGAAGCATACGCGGCAGCCAACGAGCCAAAGGAATTCTACAAGATTGAGCCTTTTGATTTCGCAGGTTACATGTATGGAACCGCAGACAAAACACAGAAGGATGTTGAAGTCAAGTTTTTGCAAAAGTATCTAATGTGA